From a single Desulfomicrobium escambiense DSM 10707 genomic region:
- a CDS encoding GNAT family N-acetyltransferase, with product MFRLVTTADELVKVAMIRAIVFMEEQGISCAEEMDGHDHAALHVLGVIDGEPVACGRIRFLAGEAKLQRLAVRRAWRGRGVGGKLLAFMLDQCREHGFHRFVLNAQTRALGFYARHGFCVCGEEFMEAGIPHVLMRCVEEPPPEGAVPL from the coding sequence ATGTTCAGACTCGTCACGACGGCGGACGAACTCGTCAAGGTGGCCATGATCCGGGCCATCGTGTTCATGGAGGAGCAGGGAATTTCCTGCGCCGAGGAGATGGACGGGCACGACCACGCAGCCCTGCACGTCCTGGGCGTGATCGACGGGGAGCCCGTGGCCTGCGGCCGCATCCGCTTCCTGGCCGGCGAGGCCAAGCTGCAGCGTCTGGCCGTGCGCCGGGCCTGGCGCGGCCGGGGCGTCGGCGGGAAGCTCCTGGCCTTCATGCTCGACCAGTGTCGGGAGCACGGCTTCCACCGCTTCGTCCTGAACGCCCAGACCAGGGCCCTCGGATTCTACGCCCGGCACGGCTTCTGCGTCTGCGGGGAAGAATTCATGGAAGCCGGCATCCCCCACGTCCTGATGCGCTGCGTCGAAGAGCCCCCGCCCGAAGGAGCAGTCCCCCTCTGA
- a CDS encoding MFS transporter yields the protein MKQLSPLALQALVFALVSASFTTIYLVQPVLPVLQAEFGVSISRAAQTVSMVILGVALSTLVFGRLADMYPVKPFIAVGGTVVAAAGMACALTGSLDAIIALRLVQGLGIPALTTCLAAYLARNLPVERLNVVMGSYVSATVVGGLGGRLLGGWIHPPLHWRYAFVTASVLVLVTAAAAVVLLPAEERPAGKTDTGPGYLELMRRPDLLQNFAVGFGSLFVFGATFNYLPFYLSAPPFSADTNRITLLYLTYIVGVIIAPLSGRFSNRFGNGLTMILGSLTFAAALLLSHVPHLGVVCLSLGLACAGFFAIHAAAVGSMNRRLSSSRGRANSLYILWYYLGGSAGITVMGYGFKHFGWTGVTGSGLAMLALLLAAGVRELRGGR from the coding sequence ATGAAGCAACTCTCGCCCCTGGCCCTGCAGGCCCTGGTCTTCGCCCTGGTCTCGGCCAGCTTCACCACCATCTATCTGGTCCAGCCCGTGCTGCCCGTGCTGCAGGCTGAGTTCGGCGTCTCCATCTCCAGAGCCGCCCAGACCGTGTCCATGGTCATCCTCGGGGTGGCCCTCTCGACCCTCGTCTTCGGGCGGCTGGCGGACATGTACCCCGTCAAGCCCTTCATCGCCGTCGGGGGGACCGTGGTTGCCGCGGCGGGAATGGCCTGCGCCCTGACCGGGAGCCTCGACGCCATCATCGCCCTGCGCCTGGTGCAGGGGCTGGGCATCCCGGCCCTGACCACCTGCCTGGCGGCCTACCTGGCCCGCAACCTGCCCGTGGAGCGCCTGAACGTGGTCATGGGCTCCTACGTCTCGGCCACGGTCGTTGGCGGGCTGGGTGGGCGGCTCCTGGGCGGATGGATCCATCCGCCCCTGCACTGGCGCTACGCCTTCGTCACGGCCTCGGTCCTGGTCCTGGTCACGGCCGCGGCCGCCGTTGTTCTCCTACCCGCCGAGGAGCGGCCGGCCGGAAAAACCGACACGGGCCCGGGCTACCTTGAACTCATGCGCCGTCCCGACCTGCTGCAAAACTTCGCCGTGGGCTTCGGCTCCCTCTTCGTCTTCGGCGCGACCTTCAACTACCTGCCCTTCTACCTGAGCGCCCCGCCCTTCTCGGCGGACACAAACCGCATCACGCTCCTCTACCTGACCTACATCGTCGGCGTGATCATCGCCCCCCTCTCGGGCAGGTTCAGCAACCGCTTCGGCAACGGCCTGACCATGATCCTGGGCTCCCTGACCTTCGCCGCGGCGCTGCTCCTGAGCCACGTCCCGCATCTGGGCGTGGTCTGCCTGAGCCTGGGCCTGGCCTGCGCCGGGTTCTTCGCCATCCACGCAGCCGCCGTGGGCAGCATGAACCGCAGGCTCTCCTCCAGCCGGGGCAGGGCCAATTCGCTCTATATCCTGTGGTATTATCTGGGCGGGTCGGCGGGAATCACGGTCATGGGGTACGGCTTCAAGCACTTCGGCTGGACCGGGGTGACGGGGTCGGGGCTTGCCATGCTCGCGCTGCTTCTGGCCGCAGGCGTGCGCGAGCTGCGCGGCGGCCGGTAA
- a CDS encoding tetratricopeptide repeat protein → MISEDGCSIAEVSKYCMATDLGLECVCSKRSSVIIGTGTTAKREDSTLYYYAKQIDDDLLAVQSLNANWAPSGPAVEVTLAELITQYQPEVDMFLKKVKPVMKRIAKHVAKGDRHRAKGEPYSAAMEYTNALGLDEKNVRAMFGLGLTYLQYDQHEKAKVLFEELIGLDGFAAPEHKHLFNQFGIELRKQKMLEQARRYYARAIELCTTDENLYFNLARAFFEDGRIGDADRTLETCLGINPGHEEALKFRRYLSAVSLS, encoded by the coding sequence ATGATCTCTGAGGACGGATGCTCCATCGCGGAAGTGTCCAAATACTGCATGGCCACGGACCTGGGGCTGGAATGCGTCTGCTCCAAACGGTCCTCGGTCATCATCGGCACTGGCACCACGGCCAAGAGGGAGGACAGCACCCTCTACTACTACGCTAAGCAGATCGATGACGACCTCTTGGCTGTGCAGTCGCTGAACGCCAACTGGGCCCCCTCGGGACCGGCCGTGGAGGTCACCCTGGCCGAGCTGATCACGCAGTATCAGCCGGAAGTGGACATGTTCCTGAAGAAGGTCAAGCCGGTCATGAAGCGGATCGCCAAGCACGTGGCCAAGGGCGACCGGCACCGCGCCAAGGGCGAGCCGTATTCGGCGGCCATGGAGTACACCAACGCCCTGGGGCTGGACGAGAAGAACGTGCGGGCCATGTTCGGCCTGGGCCTGACCTACCTGCAGTACGATCAGCACGAAAAGGCCAAGGTGCTCTTCGAGGAGCTCATCGGCCTGGACGGGTTCGCGGCGCCCGAACACAAGCATCTTTTCAACCAGTTCGGCATCGAGCTGCGCAAGCAGAAGATGCTCGAACAGGCGCGCAGATACTACGCCCGCGCCATCGAACTGTGCACGACGGACGAGAACCTCTACTTCAACCTGGCCCGGGCGTTTTTTGAGGACGGACGCATCGGCGACGCCGACAGGACGCTTGAGACGTGCCTAGGCATCAATCCGGGCCATGAAGAGGCCCTCAAGTTCAGAAGATACCTTTCCGCGGTTAGCCTGAGCTGA
- a CDS encoding NAD(P)H-dependent oxidoreductase, with amino-acid sequence MDKQIILDAFMFRHACKEFDPEAKISEEDFLFILETARLSPSSFGFEPWLFLVVQDMDFRRKLLPHTWGGKTQIPTASHFLVCLAMKTPLLKFDSVGIAEFMRTIQELPEERITARTEYYATFQQSDFRLLDSDRAMFDWACKQCYIAQANMMTAAALIGIDSCPIEGYAQDKVDEVLAEDFGVDLDEYGVAYMLAFGYRVKPARRKKRRPLEQMVRWF; translated from the coding sequence ATGGATAAGCAGATCATTCTCGATGCCTTCATGTTCCGCCATGCCTGCAAGGAGTTCGATCCCGAAGCCAAGATTTCCGAGGAGGACTTTCTCTTCATCCTGGAGACGGCGCGGCTCTCGCCGAGTTCCTTCGGCTTCGAACCCTGGCTCTTCCTGGTGGTCCAGGACATGGACTTCCGCCGCAAGCTCCTGCCCCACACCTGGGGCGGAAAGACCCAGATTCCCACGGCCAGCCATTTTCTGGTCTGCCTGGCCATGAAGACCCCGCTGCTCAAGTTCGACAGCGTCGGCATCGCCGAGTTCATGCGCACCATCCAGGAACTGCCCGAGGAACGCATCACGGCCCGTACGGAGTACTACGCCACCTTTCAGCAGTCGGACTTCCGCCTTCTGGATAGCGATCGGGCCATGTTCGACTGGGCCTGCAAGCAGTGCTACATCGCCCAGGCCAACATGATGACCGCCGCGGCCCTCATCGGCATCGACTCCTGCCCCATCGAAGGGTACGCCCAGGACAAGGTGGACGAGGTGCTGGCCGAGGATTTCGGCGTGGATCTGGACGAATACGGGGTGGCATACATGCTGGCCTTCGGCTACCGGGTCAAACCCGCCAGGCGCAAGAAGCGCCGGCCCCTAGAGCAGATGGTGCGCTGGTTTTGA
- a CDS encoding hydrogenase small subunit has product MKFAVGLGKPGAEERLEKSGISRRDFMKFCSTIAAVMGMEASFANKIALAMTSPKRPSVVWLHNAECTGCSESILRAVRPFIDDLILDTISLDYHETIMAAAGHKAEEALHQAISSPNGFLCVVEGGIPTKDNGIYGKVAGRTMLEICSEVVPKAIATISYGTCATYGGVQAAKPNPTGALGVNDALKHLGVNAVNIPGCPPNPYNLVGTIVHLLTHNLAIPEMDDINRPIMFYGETVHEQCERLPHYEAGEFAPSFDSEEARKGWCLAKLGCKGPTTYNNCPKVLFNQTNWPVKAGHPCIGCSEPDFWDSSSPFYEEA; this is encoded by the coding sequence ATGAAGTTTGCGGTAGGTTTAGGCAAACCCGGGGCCGAGGAACGGCTGGAAAAAAGTGGGATCTCACGCCGAGATTTCATGAAGTTCTGTTCCACCATCGCCGCGGTCATGGGTATGGAGGCGTCATTTGCCAACAAAATCGCCCTGGCGATGACCTCTCCCAAGCGTCCTTCCGTGGTCTGGCTGCATAACGCAGAATGCACAGGCTGCTCCGAATCCATTCTGCGCGCGGTTCGTCCCTTTATCGACGACCTGATCCTGGACACAATCAGCCTTGACTACCACGAGACCATCATGGCCGCCGCTGGTCACAAGGCAGAAGAAGCCCTCCATCAGGCCATCAGTTCGCCCAACGGCTTCCTCTGCGTTGTCGAAGGCGGCATCCCGACCAAGGACAACGGCATCTACGGCAAGGTCGCCGGACGGACCATGCTGGAGATCTGCTCCGAAGTTGTGCCCAAAGCCATCGCGACCATCTCCTACGGCACCTGCGCCACCTACGGCGGCGTACAGGCAGCCAAGCCCAACCCGACAGGCGCCTTGGGCGTCAACGACGCCCTGAAGCACCTGGGCGTCAACGCCGTGAACATCCCCGGCTGTCCGCCCAACCCCTACAATCTGGTCGGCACCATCGTTCACCTGCTGACCCACAACCTGGCCATCCCCGAGATGGACGACATCAACCGTCCAATCATGTTCTACGGCGAGACCGTGCACGAACAGTGCGAACGCCTGCCCCATTACGAGGCCGGCGAGTTCGCCCCCTCCTTTGATTCAGAAGAAGCCCGCAAGGGATGGTGCCTGGCGAAGCTCGGCTGCAAAGGCCCCACCACCTACAACAACTGCCCCAAGGTCCTGTTCAACCAGACGAACTGGCCGGTCAAGGCCGGACACCCGTGTATCGGTTGCAGTGAACCCGATTTCTGGGATTCTTCTTCGCCCTTCTACGAAGAAGCGTAA